One window from the genome of Pseudanabaena yagii GIHE-NHR1 encodes:
- the rpiA gene encoding ribose-5-phosphate isomerase RpiA has protein sequence MSISAEDIKKLKQEVGIAAAQRVQSGMVVGLGTGSTTAFAIEELGRRISAGELTDIVGIPTSFQASVLGKKYGIPIRSLDDVDRVDVAIDGADEVDPHKTLIKGGGAAHTREKVVDSLASLFIVVVDESKLVDKLGSTFAVPIEVLPMAVAPVTRAVEKLGGKPELRMGVKKDGPVITDQGNMVLDVTFDAIADAAELEKTLNNIPGVVENGLFVGVTDLILVGEFKDGKPQIREIS, from the coding sequence ATGAGTATTTCTGCTGAAGATATTAAAAAGTTAAAACAAGAAGTTGGAATTGCGGCGGCGCAACGAGTGCAGTCAGGTATGGTCGTAGGTTTAGGTACTGGATCAACTACTGCCTTTGCAATCGAGGAGTTAGGTAGACGCATTAGCGCAGGAGAGCTAACCGACATCGTTGGCATCCCCACCTCATTCCAAGCATCCGTATTAGGAAAAAAATATGGTATTCCCATCCGTAGCCTTGATGATGTCGATCGCGTAGATGTAGCGATCGATGGCGCTGATGAGGTTGATCCTCATAAGACCTTGATTAAGGGTGGTGGCGCAGCCCATACTCGCGAAAAGGTAGTTGATTCCCTCGCAAGCCTATTTATCGTTGTAGTCGATGAATCGAAATTAGTTGATAAGCTAGGTTCTACCTTTGCTGTGCCCATCGAAGTTTTGCCTATGGCTGTTGCGCCTGTAACTAGAGCTGTAGAAAAGCTGGGTGGTAAGCCTGAACTGAGAATGGGTGTAAAAAAAGATGGTCCCGTAATTACGGATCAAGGCAATATGGTTTTAGATGTCACCTTTGATGCGATCGCTGATGCGGCAGAACTGGAAAAGACCTTAAATAATATCCCTGGTGTCGTTGAAAATGGTCTCTTTGTTGGCGTTACCGATCTAATTCTTGTTGGCGAATTTAAAGACGGCAAGCCTCAAATTCGTGAAATTTCTTAG
- the cysK gene encoding cysteine synthase A: MKIANNITELVGRTPLVELQRIPKAEGCVGRIIVKLESMNPAASVKDRIGVNMIQEAEEQGLISPSKTILVEPTSGNTGIALAMVAAAKGYRLILTMPETMSLERRSMLRAYGAELELTPGSEGMGGAIRRAKEISETTPNAYMLQQFRNPSNPSIHRKTTAEEIWEDTDGQIDFLISGVGTGGTLTGVAEVIKSRKPSFKAIAVEPANSPVLSGGRPGPHKIQGIGAGFVPEVLKTELIDEIIPVDDTQAIAFGRRLAREEGLLSGISSGAALYAAIQIAKRPENEGKIIVMIQPSFGERYLSTPLFQDPELLALS; the protein is encoded by the coding sequence ATGAAAATTGCTAATAATATTACCGAATTAGTCGGACGTACCCCCTTAGTTGAATTGCAACGCATTCCCAAGGCTGAAGGCTGTGTGGGAAGAATTATCGTCAAACTTGAAAGCATGAATCCTGCTGCTTCCGTTAAGGATCGCATCGGTGTCAACATGATTCAAGAAGCGGAGGAGCAGGGCTTAATCTCCCCAAGTAAAACTATCCTAGTCGAGCCAACTTCAGGCAATACAGGTATCGCTCTAGCAATGGTAGCAGCAGCCAAGGGATATCGCTTAATTCTGACCATGCCAGAAACCATGAGTTTAGAACGTCGATCAATGTTACGAGCCTATGGAGCCGAACTCGAATTGACTCCCGGTAGTGAAGGTATGGGGGGCGCAATCCGTCGGGCTAAGGAAATTTCAGAAACTACGCCCAATGCCTATATGTTGCAACAGTTCCGTAATCCTTCCAATCCTTCCATTCATCGCAAAACTACTGCCGAAGAGATTTGGGAAGATACTGATGGACAGATTGACTTCTTGATTTCGGGGGTTGGTACTGGTGGCACACTTACAGGCGTTGCGGAAGTAATTAAATCCCGCAAGCCATCATTTAAAGCGATCGCAGTCGAGCCAGCGAATAGCCCCGTATTGTCGGGTGGTCGCCCTGGCCCTCACAAAATTCAAGGTATCGGTGCGGGGTTTGTGCCTGAAGTTTTGAAAACAGAATTGATTGATGAAATTATCCCCGTTGATGACACTCAAGCGATCGCTTTTGGACGCAGACTAGCCCGTGAAGAAGGCTTGCTTTCAGGGATTTCCAGTGGGGCAGCTCTCTATGCAGCAATTCAAATTGCTAAGCGTCCTGAGAATGAAGGCAAAATTATTGTGATGATCCAGCCTAGCTTTGGCGAACGTTACTTAAGTACACCACTATTCCAAGATCCTGAACTGCTAGCACTTAGCTAG
- a CDS encoding ChuX/HutX family heme-like substrate-binding protein, translating into MAATLKDFLEECHTLGLVRLIVTSDAGVLEARVNIEKLFYAELPKGKYANMHSEHIEFHLNMDKITDVRFETAEAKRGNFTTYAIRFLDADDKPQMSAFLQWGKPGEYAEGQVEAWAALKDKYSETWKPEPVESV; encoded by the coding sequence ATGGCTGCTACTTTAAAAGATTTTTTAGAAGAATGTCACACTCTCGGCTTAGTGCGTCTAATCGTCACCAGTGATGCGGGTGTGCTAGAAGCAAGGGTAAATATCGAGAAACTTTTTTACGCGGAACTCCCCAAGGGCAAGTATGCGAATATGCACTCCGAACATATCGAGTTTCACCTCAATATGGACAAAATCACCGATGTCCGCTTTGAAACCGCCGAAGCCAAACGCGGTAATTTCACCACCTACGCGATCCGTTTTCTCGATGCCGATGATAAGCCCCAAATGAGTGCTTTCCTACAATGGGGTAAACCGGGGGAATATGCCGAAGGTCAAGTCGAAGCATGGGCTGCTCTCAAAGACAAGTACAGCGAAACTTGGAAGCCAGAACCTGTTGAGAGCGTATAG
- the vapB gene encoding type II toxin-antitoxin system VapB family antitoxin yields MQQTITKDQESSTNISLDDEVLKILAKMPDALKVEVLHYAEYILNKGTEKSSGVALASDDISKKKYRQAGTMVGLIAMSDDFDEPLAEMREYMD; encoded by the coding sequence ATGCAACAAACTATTACTAAAGATCAAGAATCTAGCACCAATATTTCCTTAGATGATGAGGTGCTAAAAATCCTTGCGAAAATGCCAGATGCTCTCAAGGTCGAGGTTCTGCATTATGCGGAATATATATTGAATAAGGGAACTGAAAAATCATCTGGTGTTGCGCTCGCAAGTGATGACATATCCAAGAAAAAGTATAGACAAGCTGGAACAATGGTGGGGCTGATCGCAATGTCAGATGACTTTGATGAGCCATTGGCAGAAATGCGCGAGTATATGGATTAA
- a CDS encoding type II toxin-antitoxin system VapC family toxin: MLLDTHTLLWFLNNDSRLPVSVKQKIEETELVFVSSVSIWEIAIKINIGKLNILTSFEAIKENMNALNIQELLIEFDDSLTYIDLPILKEHKDPFDRMIVAQAMRRSLTLVSADKKLDAYPVKRLWE, from the coding sequence ATGCTTTTAGATACGCATACTCTACTTTGGTTTCTCAATAATGACTCACGTTTGCCCGTAAGCGTAAAGCAAAAAATTGAAGAGACTGAGCTTGTATTTGTTAGTTCTGTTTCTATTTGGGAGATAGCAATCAAAATTAATATTGGCAAATTAAATATCCTGACATCTTTTGAAGCAATCAAAGAGAATATGAATGCTCTGAATATTCAAGAGTTGCTAATTGAATTTGACGATAGCCTTACCTATATTGACTTACCTATCTTAAAGGAACATAAAGATCCCTTTGATCGGATGATTGTTGCTCAGGCAATGCGGCGATCGCTGACTCTAGTTAGTGCAGACAAAAAACTTGATGCTTATCCAGTTAAGAGACTCTGGGAATAA
- a CDS encoding WD40 repeat domain-containing protein, whose amino-acid sequence MNYNFQLIQTFNGWCFHSLTPDKKIAILQEDSHMPINNYIAVNLDSGNIFDKVNEEFLISIGFNKQTFNSADGYTSILSQESILSLDKKYLITGKTESPFYGFKIWIQQDDLLSYSDLLGSIEVDYADYLYGKISPDSKVFIGYAKEFLDSAGSYSLSDLNIFDLTSNQSIHSVQSFNCACTSQDIQLVAYHQGKKLHIFRFEDKKLYTSDNFHYIISVVAISENKSFLLSGNSNKTIGLWNIVNGTPRLEQILKGHPVSISKLAFGLDDQIIISTSKEYHFRRANSPSTTILYKSENN is encoded by the coding sequence ATGAACTATAATTTTCAGCTAATTCAAACTTTTAATGGATGGTGTTTTCATTCACTTACTCCTGACAAGAAGATTGCCATTCTTCAAGAAGATTCACATATGCCTATCAATAATTATATTGCTGTTAATCTTGATAGCGGAAATATATTCGATAAAGTTAACGAAGAATTTTTAATAAGTATTGGTTTTAACAAACAAACTTTTAATAGTGCCGATGGCTATACTAGTATACTCAGTCAAGAAAGCATTCTTAGTTTAGACAAGAAATACTTAATTACAGGTAAAACTGAATCTCCTTTTTATGGATTTAAAATTTGGATACAACAAGATGATTTACTTAGTTATTCTGATTTGTTAGGATCTATAGAGGTTGATTATGCTGACTATCTATATGGAAAAATCAGTCCAGATTCTAAGGTATTTATAGGATATGCAAAAGAATTTTTAGACTCTGCTGGAAGTTATAGTTTAAGTGATTTAAATATATTTGATCTTACCTCTAATCAGTCTATTCATTCAGTTCAATCGTTTAATTGTGCTTGTACTAGTCAAGATATACAATTAGTAGCTTATCATCAAGGTAAAAAACTTCATATTTTTAGATTTGAAGATAAGAAATTGTATACTAGTGATAATTTCCACTATATTATTTCAGTTGTTGCTATTAGCGAAAATAAAAGTTTTCTACTAAGCGGAAACTCTAATAAGACTATTGGGCTTTGGAATATAGTTAACGGAACGCCTAGATTAGAGCAAATACTTAAAGGACATCCTGTTAGTATTTCAAAATTAGCTTTTGGTCTTGACGATCAAATAATTATCTCTACTAGCAAGGAATATCACTTTAGGCGAGCTAACTCTCCAAGCACAACAATTTTATATAAAAGTGAAAATAACTAA
- a CDS encoding sensor histidine kinase, with protein sequence MFNVLDSQNSLKRRVALAILTLTTIGATIASILHRLQPAPHLIDLFASVFLAIASLSLLVYLYFNPASLRLVVRIALFVTVFFLVLPSWLFTFQAFSSPHFSLAGSLPPITSALFLLTMIMLIFLRPQRLLYTAIAAWVAIAAPILIYLILHPVEMLTARGMDLLISLGPAMGVQIVLIFFYNRLQNIIDRLYAERLQYYSQIIERQSIRQQAIEQAFTQIHNGPLQTLAVLLREVQKEQTIPNSELLQRLTELNTEIRSVGQNLRTDEDPAQPLATSFSLEPTISESVLRLGEGTCVNLTSPLHQLFHEVYVLTLKRNLPYFQTIQIKVRNFAPIDNFPFTLELKRDLCLWLEEALCNVGKHAEGVTRIVVTGEQLNSCYILKVEDNGIGLKTAEENLKDQQGTQLGYALAEKLGGRFQRSPLPKGGVRCELCWSIKR encoded by the coding sequence ATGTTTAATGTTTTAGATTCCCAAAATAGCCTAAAACGTCGGGTAGCGCTCGCGATTTTAACTTTGACTACGATTGGAGCTACCATTGCCTCAATTCTCCATCGTCTTCAGCCCGCACCGCATCTGATTGATCTGTTTGCGTCAGTATTTTTAGCGATCGCTTCTCTGAGTTTGTTGGTCTATCTATATTTCAATCCAGCGAGTTTAAGACTGGTAGTACGAATTGCTTTATTTGTGACAGTATTTTTTTTAGTATTGCCGAGTTGGCTATTTACATTCCAAGCCTTTAGTTCACCGCATTTTTCCCTCGCAGGCAGTTTACCTCCGATTACTTCAGCACTATTTCTGTTAACCATGATAATGCTGATTTTTTTGCGCCCACAGCGCTTACTATATACGGCGATCGCTGCTTGGGTTGCGATCGCTGCGCCGATCTTAATTTATCTAATTCTGCATCCTGTGGAAATGTTGACGGCACGAGGAATGGATTTGTTAATTTCCCTTGGACCTGCAATGGGAGTGCAGATAGTGTTGATTTTCTTTTATAACCGTCTCCAAAATATTATCGATCGCCTCTATGCGGAGCGGCTTCAGTACTACAGCCAAATTATCGAGCGACAGTCAATTCGGCAACAGGCGATCGAGCAAGCTTTTACGCAAATTCATAATGGACCTTTGCAAACTCTAGCTGTATTACTACGAGAAGTTCAAAAAGAGCAAACAATTCCTAATTCAGAACTATTGCAACGCTTAACGGAGCTAAATACAGAAATTCGTTCTGTTGGACAAAATCTCAGAACCGATGAAGACCCCGCTCAGCCCTTAGCGACTTCCTTTAGTTTAGAACCTACAATATCTGAATCAGTTCTCCGCCTCGGTGAAGGAACTTGTGTTAATCTCACATCACCACTACATCAGTTATTCCATGAGGTTTATGTGCTGACCCTCAAGCGCAATTTGCCCTACTTCCAAACCATTCAAATAAAGGTGCGAAACTTTGCTCCCATTGATAATTTTCCCTTCACATTAGAACTCAAGCGCGATCTTTGTTTATGGTTAGAGGAGGCTTTGTGTAATGTTGGCAAACATGCGGAGGGGGTAACGCGCATTGTCGTCACAGGTGAACAGCTTAATAGTTGCTACATTCTTAAGGTCGAAGATAATGGTATTGGTTTAAAGACTGCTGAAGAGAATTTAAAAGACCAGCAGGGTACGCAACTTGGTTATGCTCTTGCGGAAAAACTGGGTGGTAGATTTCAGCGATCGCCTTTGCCTAAGGGTGGAGTACGTTGTGAACTTTGTTGGTCAATTAAACGCTAA
- a CDS encoding response regulator: MQNSSQLQILIVDDHRLLLNGTIALVRDRFADAEIRSAQTVQEAKQKVEECLPDLVIADLSIPETSGTDAHVEHGLAMLRGWMAEYPYLNLMVQSSNIKALIRLVPEIEAHQGGFTLADKSLSIDVLLTRIEWAIQGLTHTKDLKMGLEIKPEWIEVLTLAFQEGLQDKAIAQAMHKSERMIRHYWSKIQDALEIYPEDGKNIRALTQIRAREKGLLD; the protein is encoded by the coding sequence TTGCAAAATTCATCACAGTTACAAATTTTAATTGTTGACGATCATCGCTTGCTGCTGAATGGCACGATCGCTTTGGTGCGCGATCGCTTTGCCGATGCTGAAATTAGATCTGCTCAAACTGTGCAAGAGGCAAAGCAAAAGGTAGAGGAATGTTTGCCAGATCTGGTAATCGCTGATCTATCAATCCCAGAAACATCGGGGACAGATGCCCATGTTGAACATGGCTTAGCGATGTTGAGAGGATGGATGGCTGAATATCCCTATTTGAATTTGATGGTGCAAAGTAGCAATATTAAGGCGTTGATTCGGCTCGTGCCTGAAATTGAAGCGCATCAGGGCGGCTTTACCCTTGCGGACAAAAGTTTATCGATTGATGTGTTATTGACGCGGATTGAGTGGGCAATACAAGGCTTGACCCATACTAAGGATCTGAAAATGGGCTTGGAAATCAAACCTGAATGGATTGAGGTATTAACATTAGCTTTTCAAGAAGGGCTTCAGGACAAGGCGATCGCCCAAGCGATGCACAAATCTGAGCGAATGATTCGGCACTACTGGTCTAAGATCCAAGATGCGTTGGAAATATATCCTGAAGATGGTAAAAATATTCGAGCCTTAACGCAAATTCGCGCCCGTGAAAAAGGGCTACTTGATTGA
- a CDS encoding cobalt-precorrin-6A reductase, with translation MRKVLILGGTGDAVKLATKLESIPKIEVISSLAGRTKKPSALVGQVRIGGFGGAEGLANYLRENAIDFLIDATHPCAGQITINGAIASQIAQIPHLMLVRPQWEKISGDHWIEVESVEAAAQVIPASVHRVFITSGRQQLEPFLQRSQIYPDTWYLMRSIDPPDIELPNSQVLLDRGPFSLEQERALLREYQIEAIVSKNSGGKATYAKIIAARELGIPIVMVQRPEMPEGEKVTSIEEAILWLSSQLAK, from the coding sequence ATGAGAAAAGTCCTAATTTTAGGTGGCACGGGTGATGCCGTAAAGCTGGCTACCAAACTGGAAAGTATTCCCAAAATAGAAGTGATTAGCTCCCTCGCGGGACGTACCAAAAAGCCTTCTGCTTTAGTTGGACAGGTTCGTATTGGTGGGTTTGGTGGTGCAGAAGGATTGGCGAATTACTTACGAGAGAATGCTATTGATTTTCTCATCGATGCTACCCATCCCTGTGCGGGACAAATTACGATAAACGGTGCGATCGCTTCTCAGATTGCCCAAATTCCTCACCTCATGCTCGTGCGTCCTCAATGGGAAAAGATATCTGGTGATCATTGGATTGAAGTAGAATCTGTGGAAGCCGCCGCTCAGGTAATTCCTGCATCTGTACATCGCGTATTTATTACATCGGGTAGACAACAACTAGAGCCATTTTTGCAGCGATCACAAATTTATCCAGATACTTGGTATTTGATGCGTTCCATCGATCCACCTGATATTGAACTTCCCAATAGTCAAGTTTTGCTGGATCGGGGGCCCTTTAGTTTAGAACAAGAACGAGCATTATTACGTGAATATCAGATTGAGGCGATCGTGAGTAAAAATAGCGGTGGTAAGGCAACCTACGCCAAGATTATTGCCGCAAGGGAATTAGGAATTCCGATTGTGATGGTGCAACGTCCTGAGATGCCTGAAGGTGAGAAGGTGACAAGTATTGAAGAAGCAATATTATGGTTGAGTTCTCAATTGGCTAAGTAA
- a CDS encoding histidine kinase dimerization/phosphoacceptor domain -containing protein has product MQKPEILDNEVERLKALRRYKVLDTLPEREFDELTQLASLICETPIALISLVDRDRQWFKAKVGIDAEETSRDISFCGHVVASSKMLIVEDATQDTRFADNPLVLQEPKIRFYAGAPLITSDGFVLGTLCTIDLEPKTLSPTQIKHLESLSNLVISQLELRIKQENSQLLTAVVECSSDAIITMTLEGVINSWNPAAEKLFGYTQDEAITKNISILFTLERSEHSQLLAQIKQGEGLENLNTVLIHKNATEIDVSLTLSPLKDQRGKAIGISIIVRNLTDRIIAEVSLKRSNDLLSCISKAQSQFITAANRLTIFEDLLSSLLDLTNSEYGLIGEVLFRQDGSAFMEDSLMKIRGVPYLKTHGITNISWDDTTQKFYEENYKIGMEFTNMQTLFGATIMTGQPVIANNPSTDPRRGGVPDGHPPLNAFLGLPFYKGSQLIGMVGIANRPNGYDQELIEYLQPFLVTCSNLIEGYRLERQRNIAESARTMAERKKEILLKEVHHRVKNNLMIVGSLLNWQGESVQDPKLLSILEDSKKRINSIALIHEKLYRSPDLAKIDFGEYLHSLVQQIFATFSLSNDRVRLRCEVASIFLNIETATPCGLIINELVSNALEHAFPEHRSGELFVSLSHDEKDQIILMVADDGVGFPKGVDFRQTESLGWQLVCLLTEQLEGDVQLFRESGTRVVVSFSELNYQWRF; this is encoded by the coding sequence ATGCAGAAGCCAGAAATTTTAGATAATGAAGTCGAACGCCTAAAAGCACTAAGACGCTACAAAGTTTTAGATACTCTACCCGAACGCGAATTTGACGAATTAACTCAACTAGCATCCTTAATTTGTGAAACACCAATTGCCTTAATTTCTCTAGTCGATCGCGATCGCCAGTGGTTTAAGGCAAAGGTAGGTATTGATGCGGAAGAGACTTCACGCGATATTTCCTTTTGCGGTCATGTAGTCGCCAGTTCAAAAATGTTAATTGTTGAAGATGCAACTCAAGATACACGCTTTGCTGATAATCCATTAGTACTTCAAGAACCGAAAATACGCTTTTACGCAGGCGCACCCCTCATTACATCCGATGGATTTGTTTTAGGAACTCTATGCACCATTGATCTAGAACCCAAAACCCTTTCTCCAACACAGATAAAGCATCTAGAATCCCTCAGTAATCTCGTCATTAGCCAATTAGAGCTAAGAATCAAGCAGGAAAATTCGCAATTGCTCACTGCTGTAGTCGAATGTTCGAGTGATGCGATTATCACCATGACCCTAGAAGGTGTCATCAACAGTTGGAATCCTGCTGCCGAAAAGCTATTTGGCTATACCCAAGATGAAGCGATCACAAAAAATATTTCTATACTCTTTACACTAGAGCGAAGTGAGCATTCTCAACTATTAGCACAAATTAAACAGGGGGAAGGCTTAGAAAACCTCAACACTGTCTTAATCCATAAAAATGCTACAGAAATAGATGTTTCTCTGACCTTATCTCCTTTAAAAGACCAGCGAGGAAAGGCAATCGGTATATCCATAATTGTAAGAAACCTCACGGATCGCATCATCGCAGAAGTTTCCTTAAAAAGAAGCAACGACCTACTTTCCTGTATTAGTAAAGCACAGTCTCAATTTATTACTGCGGCTAATCGCTTGACTATCTTTGAAGATCTATTGAGCAGTTTATTGGATTTAACTAATAGCGAATATGGCTTAATCGGCGAAGTTCTCTTTCGTCAAGACGGTAGCGCCTTTATGGAGGACAGCTTAATGAAAATCCGAGGTGTCCCCTATCTCAAAACCCACGGTATTACTAACATTTCTTGGGATGATACCACCCAAAAATTTTATGAGGAAAACTATAAAATTGGCATGGAATTTACCAATATGCAAACCCTGTTTGGAGCCACAATTATGACAGGGCAGCCTGTAATTGCCAATAACCCCAGCACCGACCCTCGGCGTGGTGGGGTTCCCGATGGACATCCTCCGCTTAACGCTTTCTTAGGATTACCCTTTTATAAAGGTTCCCAATTAATTGGCATGGTGGGCATTGCCAATCGCCCTAATGGATATGACCAAGAATTAATAGAATATCTTCAGCCATTTTTAGTTACCTGTAGCAACTTGATAGAAGGATATCGATTAGAGCGACAACGCAATATCGCAGAATCTGCGCGGACAATGGCAGAGCGCAAAAAAGAAATTTTGCTTAAAGAAGTCCACCATCGCGTCAAAAATAATCTCATGATCGTTGGCAGTCTCCTCAATTGGCAAGGTGAATCAGTTCAAGACCCCAAACTCCTCAGCATCCTCGAAGATAGCAAAAAGCGCATCAACAGTATTGCTCTCATCCATGAAAAGCTCTACCGTTCCCCTGATTTAGCTAAAATTGATTTTGGTGAATATCTCCATAGTCTCGTTCAGCAGATTTTTGCAACCTTTAGCCTTAGTAACGATCGGGTGCGACTACGTTGTGAAGTCGCTTCGATTTTCTTAAATATTGAAACGGCTACTCCCTGCGGGCTAATTATCAATGAACTTGTTTCTAATGCTTTAGAACATGCTTTCCCTGAGCATCGCTCTGGTGAGCTTTTTGTTAGTCTCAGCCATGATGAAAAAGATCAAATTATTCTCATGGTGGCTGATGATGGGGTAGGATTTCCTAAGGGGGTTGATTTTCGCCAAACTGAGAGTTTGGGCTGGCAGTTAGTTTGTCTACTGACTGAGCAGCTCGAAGGTGATGTGCAGCTATTCCGTGAGTCAGGTACAAGGGTAGTTGTTTCTTTCTCTGAACTCAATTATCAATGGAGGTTTTAG
- a CDS encoding response regulator, whose translation MSEQKILIVEDEFLIARDLSKKLENMGYQVVDIVSSGQSALNAIADNPPDLILMDIVIKGNHDGIDTAKVIEEKFHIPIIYVTAYADDATIDRVKQTGAYGYILKPVDEIALRDSIDLALKKSQEYQLSKYQSQRRF comes from the coding sequence ATGAGTGAGCAAAAAATTTTAATTGTAGAAGATGAGTTTCTTATCGCTAGAGACTTGTCCAAAAAACTAGAAAATATGGGCTATCAAGTCGTTGATATCGTTTCTTCGGGTCAGTCGGCACTTAATGCGATCGCTGATAATCCTCCCGATTTAATTCTGATGGACATTGTGATCAAAGGCAACCATGATGGCATTGACACAGCCAAAGTGATCGAGGAAAAATTTCACATTCCCATTATTTACGTTACTGCCTATGCTGATGATGCCACCATAGATCGCGTCAAACAGACTGGAGCCTATGGCTATATCTTGAAGCCCGTCGATGAAATAGCCCTTCGTGATTCCATCGACCTCGCCCTGAAAAAGTCCCAAGAATACCAGCTATCCAAGTATCAATCACAGAGGAGATTTTGA
- a CDS encoding GGDEF domain-containing response regulator: MTNEKILIVEDELLIARDLSQKLKGIGYQIVAIVSSGQAALDVIDKNPPDLVLMDIVIKGDRDGIDTTQVINEKFGIPVIYITAYADDATLDRAEKSGAYGYILKPFNDRELHASIKLALHKAQKYKALEYQSTRDALTTLYNRHYFQEALYQERLKAERQSSCLSLLMLDIDFFKRFNDTFGHDAGDYVLREVGALLKRLVRASDIVCRYGGEEMLILIPNCDEIQAEVIANHVRAECQALDPIYQDRHLGQITVSIGVATFPKHARTETALLKSADDALYRAKMEGRNRVLVALELID; encoded by the coding sequence ATGACGAATGAGAAAATCCTCATTGTCGAAGATGAGTTACTCATTGCTCGGGATTTATCCCAAAAACTCAAGGGAATTGGGTATCAGATTGTAGCGATAGTTTCGTCGGGTCAGGCTGCCTTAGATGTGATTGATAAGAATCCTCCTGATTTAGTCCTCATGGATATAGTCATTAAAGGCGATCGTGATGGCATTGATACGACCCAAGTTATCAATGAAAAATTTGGTATTCCTGTTATCTACATCACCGCCTATGCCGATGATGCCACACTAGATCGCGCCGAAAAATCTGGAGCCTATGGTTACATTCTCAAACCTTTCAATGATAGGGAACTTCATGCTTCGATTAAGCTAGCTTTGCACAAGGCTCAGAAGTACAAAGCACTGGAGTATCAAAGTACAAGAGACGCACTTACCACTCTCTATAATCGGCATTATTTCCAAGAGGCTTTATATCAAGAGCGCCTCAAAGCTGAGCGCCAATCTAGTTGCCTTAGTTTACTGATGCTTGATATTGACTTCTTCAAACGCTTTAATGATACGTTCGGACATGATGCAGGGGATTATGTCCTTAGAGAAGTAGGAGCACTACTAAAAAGATTAGTACGTGCCTCTGATATCGTCTGTCGCTATGGTGGCGAAGAGATGCTCATTCTCATTCCTAACTGCGACGAGATTCAAGCAGAAGTGATTGCAAATCATGTCCGCGCAGAATGTCAAGCCCTCGATCCCATTTATCAAGATCGCCACTTAGGGCAAATCACTGTATCGATTGGGGTAGCCACTTTCCCAAAGCACGCTCGCACAGAAACGGCTTTGCTCAAATCTGCTGATGATGCTCTTTATCGAGCCAAGATGGAAGGGCGGAATCGCGTACTTGTTGCTCTCGAACTAATCGATTAA